From Euwallacea similis isolate ESF13 chromosome 11, ESF131.1, whole genome shotgun sequence, the proteins below share one genomic window:
- the tna gene encoding zinc finger MIZ domain-containing protein 1 isoform X1, with product MLGYTTYRDWSPGGLNAQQPLSVVTTVWGVTTSSHSGGSLEANAGPGSPATAGYYAKTQPHSGYGNQANFRNNGLNSYGPCLNGMNHPDPSGGGYSNQGNALSTAAMVAAATATATATASVVALQDNQFGNQQYIQGYQRMMPMNSMNPMVMNNMNNMNQMGGMHNMAPGMGANMAMGHKFAGGPHQVQGNSNLMYPNRRMTPYPSPAMHMTQKRQNYVNPVISPGKSGPPMASMGPNMSSVNPNFNANNQYGSYGARQPSFNQYPTQQPLGPTGTFGPSSGSMANSRQLRGSTPPYTNQTQYFNTSMNQFPSNNSGQYMGSSGHSVPAQYTSPNHQFQPDMTVRANMNYQHSPIPGNPTPPLTPASSIPPYASPNPDIKPSFNEMKSPVAQKDDELRLTFPVRDGIILPPFRLEHNLAVSNHVFQLKPTVHQTLMWRSDLELQLKCFHHEDRNMNTNWPTSVQVSVNATPLLIDRGENKTSHRPLYLKDVCQPGRNTIQITVAACCCSHLFVLQLVHRPSVRSVLQGLLRKRLLTADHCIAKIKRNFNSTSSGVNDRDAVEQTALKVSLKCPITFKRITLPARGHECKHIQCFDLESYLQLHCERGSWRCPVCNKPAQLEGLEVDQYMWGILNSLSTNDVEEVTIDSSANWKAARSGIKLEDEGNETCSSKRMNKPMSPGSMTLPTMNNWDMSQAMSPYLPPDMNSIASGSMIAGAQGMNNGNRGKLNKKIRIKVTLKIFFVIPGNGQDSSMSQEYLGGGGPLSHLSETVNTLDPLNAIEKSLNEQMPHTPHTPHTPHTPHTPHTPGGATTGPPSVSPAINENQHATGACSSTGNNCDTNEAIPDIPSDLNFDPAAVIAGEGTGQEALNLLPDSVDPMELLSYLDPPDLNTPPSSGSSSGQNNTSANDDILALFE from the exons AGATTGGTCGCCTGGTGGACTTAATGCCCAGCAGCCCTTATCCGTCGTAACAACGGTGTGGGGAGTCACCACGTCTTCGCATTCGGGGGGTTCCCTTGAGGCCAACGCAGGACCAGGCAGCCCTGCGACTGCAGGCTATTACGCCAAAACTCAGCCCCATTCGGGATACGGAAATCAGGCCAATTTCAGGAATAATGG TCTAAACAGTTATGGCCCATGCCTAAATGGCATGAACCATCCAGACCCGTCTGGCGGCGGGTACTCGAACCAAGGGAACGCTCTCAGCACCGCCGCCATGGTGGCGGCGGCCACTGCTACCGCCACAGCGACCGCCAGCGTCGTCGCTCTCCAAGACAACCAGTTTGGCAATCAGCAATATATCCAGGGCTACCAGAGAATGATGCCCATGAACAGCATGAACCCCATGGTGATGAACAACATGAATAACATGAACCAGATGGGCGGCATGCACAATATGGCTCCAGGGATGGGGGCGAATATGG CAATGGGACATAAATTTGCGGGAGGGCCTCATCAAGTTCAAGGGAATTCGAATTTGATGTATCCCAATAGGAGGATGACTCCGTATCCTTCTCCAGCAATGCACATGACTCAAAAAAGACAGAATTATGTGAATCCAGTTATTAGTCCTGGGAAAAGTGGGCCTCCTATGGCCTCCATGGGACCTAATATGAGTTCAGTAAATCCTAATTTCAATGCCAATAACCAGTATGGAAGCTATGGAGCTCGGCAGCCCAGCTTCAATCAGTATCCAACTCAGCAACCCCTGGGGCCCACTGGGACCTTCGGTCCAAGTTCTGGAAGTATGGCAAACTCCAGACAACTAAGAGGCTCCACGCCTCCCTACACCAACCAAACGCAGTATTTTAACACTTCAATGAACCAATTTCCTTCCAATAATTCTGGACAGTATATGGGCAGTTCTGGACACAGTG ttcCAGCGCAATACACTTCACCAAATCACCAATTCCAGCCTGATATGACTGTGCGAGCCAACATGAACTACCAGCACAGCCCCATTCCAGGCAACCCCACACCCCCTCTTACCCCTGCTAGCAGCATCCCCCCTTATGCCAGCCCTAATCCAGATATTAAGCCCAGTTTCAACGAGATGAAATCACCGGTTGCACAAA AGGACGACGAGTTGCGTCTCACCTTCCCTGTGAGGGATGGAATCATCCTTCCACCTTTCAGACTGGAACACAATTTGGCTGTGAGTAACCACGTGTTTCAGTTAAAGCCGACAGTTCATCAGACGTTGATGTGGCGATCCGATTTGGAGCTACAACTCAAATGCTTTCACCACGAAGATAGAAACATGAACACGAACTGGCCTACTAGTGTTCAG GTGTCAGTCAACGCCACTCCTCTGTTGATCGACAGGGGTGAAAACAAGACCTCCCATAGGCCGTTGTACCTGAAGGACGTGTGTCAACCCGGCAGAAATACGATACAAATCACTGTAGCCGCTTGCTGTTGC TCGCATCTCTTCGTTCTCCAACTGGTCCATCGGCCCAGTGTGAGATCGGTTCTGCAAGGTCTCTTGCGCAAACGACTGCTCACAGCAGATCATTGCATCGCCAAAATCAAGAGGAATTTCAATAGTACAAGTTCAGGAGTTAATGATAGAGACGCAGTGGAGCAAACCGCTCTTAAG GTGTCTCTAAAATGTCCCATAACTTTCAAACGAATAACCTTGCCAGCAAGAGGGCACGAATGCAAACACATACAATGTTTTGACCTAGAAAGTTATCTTCAGCTCCATTGCGAAAGAGGTTCTTGGCGATGTCCAGTGTGCAA tAAACCTGCCCAATTGGAGGGCCTAGAAGTTGACCAATACATGTGGGGAATCTTGAATAGTTTATCGACCAATGACGTGGAGGAGGTGACGATTGACAGCTCTGCCAATTGGAAAGCTGCAAGGAGCGGAATAAAG TTGGAGGACGAGGGTAATGAAACGTGTTCTTCCAAGAGGATGAATAAACCCATGTCTCCTGGAAGTATGACGTTGCCTACAATGAATAATTGGGACATGTCACAGGCAATGTCGCCTTATTTACCTCCTGATATGAACAGCATTGCTAGCGGGTCCATGATCGCTGGCGCTCAGGGAATGAACAATGGAAATAGAGgtaagttaaataaaaaaatccgtATTAAAGTTAcgctaaaaatattctttgttATTCCAGGAAATGGACAAGACTCTAGTATGAGCCAGGAGTATCTGGGAGGCGGAGGCCCCTTATCGCACCTCAGCGAAACTGTGAACACCTTAGATCCATTAAACGCCATCGAAAAAAGTCTTAATGAACAG ATGCCTCATACGCCTCACACACCGCATACTCCGCACACCCCGCACACGCCCCACACCCCCGGAGGGGCTACCACCGGTCCGCCCAGCGTTTCGCCTGCAATAAATGAAAACCAGCACGCCACTGGCGCTTGCAGCAGCACTGGAAATAATTGCGACACCAATGAAGCCATTCCCGATATTCCCAGCGATTTGAACTTTGATCCTGCGGCCGTCATTGCGGGGGAGGGGACGGGGCAGGAGGCGTTGAAT ctTTTGCCGGACAGTGTGGACCCAATGGAGCTGCTTTCCTACCTGGATCCGCCAGACCTAAATACCCCCCCGAGCAGCGGAAGTAGTTCGGGACAAAACAACACGTCCGCCAATGACGACATTTTAGCCTTATTCGAATAA
- the tna gene encoding zinc finger MIZ domain-containing protein 1 isoform X2, whose translation MLGYTTYRDWSPGGLNAQQPLSVVTTVWGVTTSSHSGGSLEANAGPGSPATAGYYAKTQPHSGYGNQANFRNNGLNSYGPCLNGMNHPDPSGGGYSNQGNALSTAAMVAAATATATATASVVALQDNQFGNQQYIQGYQRMMPMNSMNPMVMNNMNNMNQMGGMHNMAPGMGANMAMGHKFAGGPHQVQGNSNLMYPNRRMTPYPSPAMHMTQKRQNYVNPVISPGKSGPPMASMGPNMSSVNPNFNANNQYGSYGARQPSFNQYPTQQPLGPTGTFGPSSGSMANSRQLRGSTPPYTNQTQYFNTSMNQFPSNNSGQYMGSSGHSVPAQYTSPNHQFQPDMTVRANMNYQHSPIPGNPTPPLTPASSIPPYASPNPDIKPSFNEMKSPVAQKDDELRLTFPVRDGIILPPFRLEHNLAVSNHVFQLKPTVHQTLMWRSDLELQLKCFHHEDRNMNTNWPTSVQVSVNATPLLIDRGENKTSHRPLYLKDVCQPGRNTIQITVAACCCSHLFVLQLVHRPSVRSVLQGLLRKRLLTADHCIAKIKRNFNSTSSGVNDRDAVEQTALKVSLKCPITFKRITLPARGHECKHIQCFDLESYLQLHCERGSWRCPVCNKPAQLEGLEVDQYMWGILNSLSTNDVEEVTIDSSANWKAARSGIKLEDEGNETCSSKRMNKPMSPGSMTLPTMNNWDMSQAMSPYLPPDMNSIASGSMIAGAQGMNNGNRGNGQDSSMSQEYLGGGGPLSHLSETVNTLDPLNAIEKSLNEQMPHTPHTPHTPHTPHTPHTPGGATTGPPSVSPAINENQHATGACSSTGNNCDTNEAIPDIPSDLNFDPAAVIAGEGTGQEALNLLPDSVDPMELLSYLDPPDLNTPPSSGSSSGQNNTSANDDILALFE comes from the exons AGATTGGTCGCCTGGTGGACTTAATGCCCAGCAGCCCTTATCCGTCGTAACAACGGTGTGGGGAGTCACCACGTCTTCGCATTCGGGGGGTTCCCTTGAGGCCAACGCAGGACCAGGCAGCCCTGCGACTGCAGGCTATTACGCCAAAACTCAGCCCCATTCGGGATACGGAAATCAGGCCAATTTCAGGAATAATGG TCTAAACAGTTATGGCCCATGCCTAAATGGCATGAACCATCCAGACCCGTCTGGCGGCGGGTACTCGAACCAAGGGAACGCTCTCAGCACCGCCGCCATGGTGGCGGCGGCCACTGCTACCGCCACAGCGACCGCCAGCGTCGTCGCTCTCCAAGACAACCAGTTTGGCAATCAGCAATATATCCAGGGCTACCAGAGAATGATGCCCATGAACAGCATGAACCCCATGGTGATGAACAACATGAATAACATGAACCAGATGGGCGGCATGCACAATATGGCTCCAGGGATGGGGGCGAATATGG CAATGGGACATAAATTTGCGGGAGGGCCTCATCAAGTTCAAGGGAATTCGAATTTGATGTATCCCAATAGGAGGATGACTCCGTATCCTTCTCCAGCAATGCACATGACTCAAAAAAGACAGAATTATGTGAATCCAGTTATTAGTCCTGGGAAAAGTGGGCCTCCTATGGCCTCCATGGGACCTAATATGAGTTCAGTAAATCCTAATTTCAATGCCAATAACCAGTATGGAAGCTATGGAGCTCGGCAGCCCAGCTTCAATCAGTATCCAACTCAGCAACCCCTGGGGCCCACTGGGACCTTCGGTCCAAGTTCTGGAAGTATGGCAAACTCCAGACAACTAAGAGGCTCCACGCCTCCCTACACCAACCAAACGCAGTATTTTAACACTTCAATGAACCAATTTCCTTCCAATAATTCTGGACAGTATATGGGCAGTTCTGGACACAGTG ttcCAGCGCAATACACTTCACCAAATCACCAATTCCAGCCTGATATGACTGTGCGAGCCAACATGAACTACCAGCACAGCCCCATTCCAGGCAACCCCACACCCCCTCTTACCCCTGCTAGCAGCATCCCCCCTTATGCCAGCCCTAATCCAGATATTAAGCCCAGTTTCAACGAGATGAAATCACCGGTTGCACAAA AGGACGACGAGTTGCGTCTCACCTTCCCTGTGAGGGATGGAATCATCCTTCCACCTTTCAGACTGGAACACAATTTGGCTGTGAGTAACCACGTGTTTCAGTTAAAGCCGACAGTTCATCAGACGTTGATGTGGCGATCCGATTTGGAGCTACAACTCAAATGCTTTCACCACGAAGATAGAAACATGAACACGAACTGGCCTACTAGTGTTCAG GTGTCAGTCAACGCCACTCCTCTGTTGATCGACAGGGGTGAAAACAAGACCTCCCATAGGCCGTTGTACCTGAAGGACGTGTGTCAACCCGGCAGAAATACGATACAAATCACTGTAGCCGCTTGCTGTTGC TCGCATCTCTTCGTTCTCCAACTGGTCCATCGGCCCAGTGTGAGATCGGTTCTGCAAGGTCTCTTGCGCAAACGACTGCTCACAGCAGATCATTGCATCGCCAAAATCAAGAGGAATTTCAATAGTACAAGTTCAGGAGTTAATGATAGAGACGCAGTGGAGCAAACCGCTCTTAAG GTGTCTCTAAAATGTCCCATAACTTTCAAACGAATAACCTTGCCAGCAAGAGGGCACGAATGCAAACACATACAATGTTTTGACCTAGAAAGTTATCTTCAGCTCCATTGCGAAAGAGGTTCTTGGCGATGTCCAGTGTGCAA tAAACCTGCCCAATTGGAGGGCCTAGAAGTTGACCAATACATGTGGGGAATCTTGAATAGTTTATCGACCAATGACGTGGAGGAGGTGACGATTGACAGCTCTGCCAATTGGAAAGCTGCAAGGAGCGGAATAAAG TTGGAGGACGAGGGTAATGAAACGTGTTCTTCCAAGAGGATGAATAAACCCATGTCTCCTGGAAGTATGACGTTGCCTACAATGAATAATTGGGACATGTCACAGGCAATGTCGCCTTATTTACCTCCTGATATGAACAGCATTGCTAGCGGGTCCATGATCGCTGGCGCTCAGGGAATGAACAATGGAAATAGAG GAAATGGACAAGACTCTAGTATGAGCCAGGAGTATCTGGGAGGCGGAGGCCCCTTATCGCACCTCAGCGAAACTGTGAACACCTTAGATCCATTAAACGCCATCGAAAAAAGTCTTAATGAACAG ATGCCTCATACGCCTCACACACCGCATACTCCGCACACCCCGCACACGCCCCACACCCCCGGAGGGGCTACCACCGGTCCGCCCAGCGTTTCGCCTGCAATAAATGAAAACCAGCACGCCACTGGCGCTTGCAGCAGCACTGGAAATAATTGCGACACCAATGAAGCCATTCCCGATATTCCCAGCGATTTGAACTTTGATCCTGCGGCCGTCATTGCGGGGGAGGGGACGGGGCAGGAGGCGTTGAAT ctTTTGCCGGACAGTGTGGACCCAATGGAGCTGCTTTCCTACCTGGATCCGCCAGACCTAAATACCCCCCCGAGCAGCGGAAGTAGTTCGGGACAAAACAACACGTCCGCCAATGACGACATTTTAGCCTTATTCGAATAA
- the tna gene encoding zinc finger MIZ domain-containing protein 1 isoform X3 encodes MLGYTTYSLNSYGPCLNGMNHPDPSGGGYSNQGNALSTAAMVAAATATATATASVVALQDNQFGNQQYIQGYQRMMPMNSMNPMVMNNMNNMNQMGGMHNMAPGMGANMAMGHKFAGGPHQVQGNSNLMYPNRRMTPYPSPAMHMTQKRQNYVNPVISPGKSGPPMASMGPNMSSVNPNFNANNQYGSYGARQPSFNQYPTQQPLGPTGTFGPSSGSMANSRQLRGSTPPYTNQTQYFNTSMNQFPSNNSGQYMGSSGHSVPAQYTSPNHQFQPDMTVRANMNYQHSPIPGNPTPPLTPASSIPPYASPNPDIKPSFNEMKSPVAQKDDELRLTFPVRDGIILPPFRLEHNLAVSNHVFQLKPTVHQTLMWRSDLELQLKCFHHEDRNMNTNWPTSVQVSVNATPLLIDRGENKTSHRPLYLKDVCQPGRNTIQITVAACCCSHLFVLQLVHRPSVRSVLQGLLRKRLLTADHCIAKIKRNFNSTSSGVNDRDAVEQTALKVSLKCPITFKRITLPARGHECKHIQCFDLESYLQLHCERGSWRCPVCNKPAQLEGLEVDQYMWGILNSLSTNDVEEVTIDSSANWKAARSGIKLEDEGNETCSSKRMNKPMSPGSMTLPTMNNWDMSQAMSPYLPPDMNSIASGSMIAGAQGMNNGNRGKLNKKIRIKVTLKIFFVIPGNGQDSSMSQEYLGGGGPLSHLSETVNTLDPLNAIEKSLNEQMPHTPHTPHTPHTPHTPHTPGGATTGPPSVSPAINENQHATGACSSTGNNCDTNEAIPDIPSDLNFDPAAVIAGEGTGQEALNLLPDSVDPMELLSYLDPPDLNTPPSSGSSSGQNNTSANDDILALFE; translated from the exons TCTAAACAGTTATGGCCCATGCCTAAATGGCATGAACCATCCAGACCCGTCTGGCGGCGGGTACTCGAACCAAGGGAACGCTCTCAGCACCGCCGCCATGGTGGCGGCGGCCACTGCTACCGCCACAGCGACCGCCAGCGTCGTCGCTCTCCAAGACAACCAGTTTGGCAATCAGCAATATATCCAGGGCTACCAGAGAATGATGCCCATGAACAGCATGAACCCCATGGTGATGAACAACATGAATAACATGAACCAGATGGGCGGCATGCACAATATGGCTCCAGGGATGGGGGCGAATATGG CAATGGGACATAAATTTGCGGGAGGGCCTCATCAAGTTCAAGGGAATTCGAATTTGATGTATCCCAATAGGAGGATGACTCCGTATCCTTCTCCAGCAATGCACATGACTCAAAAAAGACAGAATTATGTGAATCCAGTTATTAGTCCTGGGAAAAGTGGGCCTCCTATGGCCTCCATGGGACCTAATATGAGTTCAGTAAATCCTAATTTCAATGCCAATAACCAGTATGGAAGCTATGGAGCTCGGCAGCCCAGCTTCAATCAGTATCCAACTCAGCAACCCCTGGGGCCCACTGGGACCTTCGGTCCAAGTTCTGGAAGTATGGCAAACTCCAGACAACTAAGAGGCTCCACGCCTCCCTACACCAACCAAACGCAGTATTTTAACACTTCAATGAACCAATTTCCTTCCAATAATTCTGGACAGTATATGGGCAGTTCTGGACACAGTG ttcCAGCGCAATACACTTCACCAAATCACCAATTCCAGCCTGATATGACTGTGCGAGCCAACATGAACTACCAGCACAGCCCCATTCCAGGCAACCCCACACCCCCTCTTACCCCTGCTAGCAGCATCCCCCCTTATGCCAGCCCTAATCCAGATATTAAGCCCAGTTTCAACGAGATGAAATCACCGGTTGCACAAA AGGACGACGAGTTGCGTCTCACCTTCCCTGTGAGGGATGGAATCATCCTTCCACCTTTCAGACTGGAACACAATTTGGCTGTGAGTAACCACGTGTTTCAGTTAAAGCCGACAGTTCATCAGACGTTGATGTGGCGATCCGATTTGGAGCTACAACTCAAATGCTTTCACCACGAAGATAGAAACATGAACACGAACTGGCCTACTAGTGTTCAG GTGTCAGTCAACGCCACTCCTCTGTTGATCGACAGGGGTGAAAACAAGACCTCCCATAGGCCGTTGTACCTGAAGGACGTGTGTCAACCCGGCAGAAATACGATACAAATCACTGTAGCCGCTTGCTGTTGC TCGCATCTCTTCGTTCTCCAACTGGTCCATCGGCCCAGTGTGAGATCGGTTCTGCAAGGTCTCTTGCGCAAACGACTGCTCACAGCAGATCATTGCATCGCCAAAATCAAGAGGAATTTCAATAGTACAAGTTCAGGAGTTAATGATAGAGACGCAGTGGAGCAAACCGCTCTTAAG GTGTCTCTAAAATGTCCCATAACTTTCAAACGAATAACCTTGCCAGCAAGAGGGCACGAATGCAAACACATACAATGTTTTGACCTAGAAAGTTATCTTCAGCTCCATTGCGAAAGAGGTTCTTGGCGATGTCCAGTGTGCAA tAAACCTGCCCAATTGGAGGGCCTAGAAGTTGACCAATACATGTGGGGAATCTTGAATAGTTTATCGACCAATGACGTGGAGGAGGTGACGATTGACAGCTCTGCCAATTGGAAAGCTGCAAGGAGCGGAATAAAG TTGGAGGACGAGGGTAATGAAACGTGTTCTTCCAAGAGGATGAATAAACCCATGTCTCCTGGAAGTATGACGTTGCCTACAATGAATAATTGGGACATGTCACAGGCAATGTCGCCTTATTTACCTCCTGATATGAACAGCATTGCTAGCGGGTCCATGATCGCTGGCGCTCAGGGAATGAACAATGGAAATAGAGgtaagttaaataaaaaaatccgtATTAAAGTTAcgctaaaaatattctttgttATTCCAGGAAATGGACAAGACTCTAGTATGAGCCAGGAGTATCTGGGAGGCGGAGGCCCCTTATCGCACCTCAGCGAAACTGTGAACACCTTAGATCCATTAAACGCCATCGAAAAAAGTCTTAATGAACAG ATGCCTCATACGCCTCACACACCGCATACTCCGCACACCCCGCACACGCCCCACACCCCCGGAGGGGCTACCACCGGTCCGCCCAGCGTTTCGCCTGCAATAAATGAAAACCAGCACGCCACTGGCGCTTGCAGCAGCACTGGAAATAATTGCGACACCAATGAAGCCATTCCCGATATTCCCAGCGATTTGAACTTTGATCCTGCGGCCGTCATTGCGGGGGAGGGGACGGGGCAGGAGGCGTTGAAT ctTTTGCCGGACAGTGTGGACCCAATGGAGCTGCTTTCCTACCTGGATCCGCCAGACCTAAATACCCCCCCGAGCAGCGGAAGTAGTTCGGGACAAAACAACACGTCCGCCAATGACGACATTTTAGCCTTATTCGAATAA